The nucleotide window AAAACAAGCTAGCAAAATGTATGTTCTTAAGAGTTTACACATAAAATCTGAAAGAACAACCCCACTTTCCATAATTACTGTAAGAGAATTCAGTATTTCTCAACTTGTTCTTAACTTCAAGAAAGTTCTTAACCTTCAGGGGCACAAAAGCTGATTATAATGTTAGAATCAACATGTATTCTGCCTTAAATCAcatcaccactgaaaaaaaaaaaaccacacagaatGTCAAAAATTGAGACTATAATTACCACAAAGGTTTGCTCTGTAGTTCAGCACACACCAGTCAAGCCATAGTTTACACCTCTGAGAAGTGTTGTCTTCAGAAATGAGAGAAAGATCTGCTTGGTagtgaaaatataattttatttttaacaatagCTGCCAGCAGTATACTGGTATATCTGTAAAAGATGTTCCAGAGAGTGAAAGACATAAGCAAACTACAATAAATTGTATCAACTCTTCAAGTATTTCTGCAAACAATGCTCCAATTCTTGATGTCCTGTCTTGGGAGTCTCAACACCTTAATTCTCCTCCACAATTATCCCATCCCCCTCCCCCCTACCCCctccagaaacaaaatgtaataGTTGGTGGCACAGGTTCTGAGGcagctcaaatattttttttcacttgggataaaaaaagccttcttctgaaaatattcagtGGATGGGTTCAGAGAGCACTCAAGAGTGGcagagagtggaaaaaaaagagttgacTGCACTTAGCCACTTTTTGTTCTCCACTGAGATAGGCATCAGTGGGTTTGGCTCGAGCAGCTTCAATTTATTCATGTCTGTGTTCCTTTGATACAAAATGCTAATTTGCTCCTTTAGCATAAAAACTTGATTAGATCTTTCTTCTTATCAGagaactgcacacagctctCAATCAGTTTAGACATGCCCACTGTGGAAAAAACACCAATTTTATGGGAAAATACAAGCTACAGGGCTGTGAGTGTCTGTGTGGGACAGTtccacagggcagcagggaacaggGGATGGACAGGAAAGCTCTGGAGTGCATGAAATGGTTTCAAAACTCACATGCCTCTTGTTCAACAGGCAGCTCTTACACATAAGGAAcctcttcaagaaggaaagctttgttaaggattaaaaaaaataatcatgcaCATAGTATAATCTGTTCTCCCACACAAAAACAGGGTGAAGatgatggattttctttttatgttcaGGAAATACACAAGTCACCTGTTTTAATGGGAATTTAAGCATATTTCAGCTTGAGAATAAAGTAAGTTATTCAGCATGCTAATACATGCAACCAACTTGCAAACTGGAATGCCTACTTGAAAGGGTAGCTGCTGTTTTTAAATTGTAGAAGGGGCTAGAAGCatcattttaaatttaaacaggGGGTAGATTAATTGCTGTttgatgaaattaaaaatgcatttaaagatCAGATTGTAAACAAGTTGACAGAAGTCAAGAATTTACATAGTTATGaaagggctttttttaattaatgtggAGCTGGTGATTGGGGCCAGATGAAAGTGCTCTACCCACAGCAGaggcaaagcctttgacacacCACCCCAGCTCCACGCTGCTGGGTTGGAGGGATCACCTACTGAGGTGAAAGCTGCTCACTCACCAGCAGATtcctgaaggcagcaggaggctggcCAGCTTCTGCCACCACCAAACTGTGCAACAGGAAGCCTAGAACTCCTTCCAGCCAGGACAGTTAACAGCTCTCCTACAGGAACAGCCTCAGGAATTGCTATCCTGGTCCTCATCTGAATGACACCTACAAGGGAAAAGGCTCTGACCTTGTACTGAGATAAGAAATACACGAGTTACAGCAGGAGCTTTAACTTTGCTTACAAGCTTTCAGACACAATCATTAAAATGCTTAGTGCTGAAGATAATGTATTACAATGGTTTGAAGATTGCCTAAAAAAGTAGAGGGAATATATTACCTCTGAAAGACAACAAGCCTGGTGTCTAGCAAGGTGTTTGTGTGCATGGACATGCAGACAATGTGCAGAGGAGAAAACTGCATGGGGGTGTTTTCCTGCCCATCTCTGGTGCCCTGCAGTGAGCACACCAGGGCTcatctgcttttaaaaggagTGAGGCCCCATCACTGCCACCTCAGACAACCTCCAAGGGCCATCCCGATCTAAGTCTTGGAGTTAAAACTTAACAAAGCTATGCTCATCATCACCCTGCTCCCTACACTGTTCCTAAAGGGCTAACTACAATGGCAAACAGCACCAAACCAATGaggggtttgttggttttacCCTACATGTCATCAAAAATATCATTAACAAAAAAGGAAGCCATTCCTTTTTCTAGCTGTCACTTTGTAGCAAAGACTGAAACCCTACAGGATTATGGTGGCTGAGAAACTTTATTCAGGATGAGAAGGTGACATTAAAACACAAGTCATTAAAAGGCTACAATTCAGTTTTTCCTAACCAGGTTGctctgaaattttctttctgtgcctAAACACCCCTGCAAGAAATAGTAATAGGGTCTAATCTGTATCTATGGTTGTCTTCAAATGACATGTAACAGGATTGCAAACTGCTTTAATATTGGATTTCTAGCTCCAAAAGACAAGGCACCACAAGCCATGTATACAAATATGGATCTTGTCCTCTACCTCAAACTAACTTCATGGGTATATGAAGTAGCAAAAGCAGGATGCTTAGAAAAGTCAGGCTGGTTTTCATAAAGCCAGTGCTTACCAAAAAAATTAGTGTATAAAAGTGTTTATGTGAGCATTTCCATGTTATTGCAGAATGTTAAATATTCCAAGAACAACCTACCAGGAATAGCACGTTCCAGCTTCTAAAATCAGTTAAATATAAAAGTATCTTTACAAAAAAATAGGCATATAAGTCTAGCATTCTTTGGAGTCGTTTATGatggtcttttaaaaataacctagCAGTTTATTTCATGCATCAAAACCATTACttttaaacaagaaaactaTTCCCCAGcttagaaatatttgaaaattgctattaaaaaaattgtagtgCTATTCCTCAGTGTTGCTGTAGAAAGATTATGTATAGTAGTGCAATGATTATGATGATGCAAAATTGCAGTCCAGGTGCACAGACAAGAAATCAGGATAAATTCAATGTAAAGGACTGGATTTCATGCACCATTTATTTACAAGATCAATTAATAGATTTccttccaaggaaaaaaaaaaagcatactaTAATTTAAGGCAAATGTTATCTTTAAAGGTCACTTTAgctttcttcaggaaaaaaatagcttaaaaaagTTCCCAGAAACTCCCACTTTAACAGCTTGCATGGCTAATCATTGCACTGCTATTCACCAGTACAGGAGCTATTTACCAAGGAGGACACTCATGTTTACAGGTACTTTTGTTTATGACAGCACAGGTTTTGTCAGTAAATAACACCAGAAAGACCTATACAAAATAAAGGCTCTGaactaccaagaaaaaaaaaaaagccacttgcAATTGTCAAGGTGAACAGATGGCAATTCTTCTGGTTTCCTGATGGTAAAGGGCATCCTGACCATTATTCATTTGCTGCAACTCAGAATTTGGGAACAATCTAGActgcacatttctttttaaaattgtgtttgttgtttttttttatctcacCAAGCTCCTGAAGACACAACCAAATACTAACCCTGAACTGCCAGCTTTCTGCTACAGCACTCAAGCCTAGATTCAAACTTCCCTGATATCTGAGGTCATTTAAATCCAAGTTTCACACCTGAGTGCATTCTCAACCActgctgttatttaaaaaaaaaaaacaagagaaatttctgaaaaacattgCCAAATATTCTGCAAATGGCTCTTTTGGATAATAAGTTCCCTTCTCTATGTAAATAGGATAGACATGCAGGTACAGTTCAGTGTGTCACAGATAATGACAATTGTGTCTAGATCTTCTGGAAAAGCAATAAATcccaaaatacataaatattccTTGTACCACATAGCAAGACAGTATCTGAAACCAATTTGTATCCAGGGACAAAATGTTTGCAAAGAAAAGTAGCAGGGGCAAGATAACCCTTCATACTGAAGAATCCAGAGTTACCCCAGTGCAATATTAACATAACTGTGTTAATAGTATTCAAACTTGCTGTGAAAGGAGGTAAGGAAAAACAAGCCTATAATTAAGTCTGCAAACTTTAGGTAATTACTGTACCTGGTCTATCCACCAGAACTTTGAATAACTGCAagttcatgcaaaaaaaaatcgCTATCTTATATGAAAAGAGCAGTCTGTTAGAAGCATTGTTATGGAATATGCAAGAAGTCATGTCTTTTGCAAGTGCTGGTTACTTGGTGAGTCTCTTGGCTACATCACTGTAGGCTATTTCAATTTCTTTGTCTCCAGGACAGGTGTTGGTGAACTCATCCCTGCTGTAAGCATTTGTCAGGTACCTCCAGATCCCTGTCATTTCCTTGGGGATCTCAAAGTTGCGGTATTTTTTGGCCACCACCTAGAAGAAAAGAGCAATTTACGTCCTTCAACTGGAAGCACCTTTCCACCCCATGTCACTCTCTCCCTTAAGCTGTCCTTCCAACACCTACACTCCAAGTGGAACTCCTGAAGTCAGGAGAACCTGCCCCTCTGGGATATGCCCGGACCTGGCAGCACCCGGCCTCACCCAGCGCTCCCGGCCTCACCAGGGAGCCCTCCTGCACCCAGGCAGAAACTTAATCTGTGGCTCCATCTGCAGTACAAAACTGACAAAGATCACTGGAGACAGTGCAAAGAAATCAAACCACCATTGTATGGGCACATCTGCACTCCTCTGGTTACCCCAGGCCACCTTTTTCTAGactgtagaatttttttttcaggacaatCCTTGTATTTCACACTCTGTCATTTACTCTGTTGCCAACAGGGCCATTTTCTCCACAGCTGTGAGAAGACATCCTGGAGCACTAACTGCTCACATGATGTTCACTTTCCTTCTTCTACCTCATTCTAGAAGCATTGCAACTTCTTCCTGTGACCACACTGGTCAGTGCAGTGAAATGGGTTTTGGCTTGTGCCATGTTATCATCTGCCACCCAACCTGTCTCCTGGTTGGCACTCAACTGCTCTGTCCCTAAAAACCCTTGTGAACTACCCAGTttaagagggacagggatttcctagagagagtccaatggaggctacgagagtctggaacatctgtctgatgaggaaaggctgagagacctgaggttctttagtctagagaagagaagactgagaggggatcttacgAATGAATTATCTGAAGGGTGAGTGGCAAGaagaaggggccagtctcttttcagtggtgccctgtgatggGACAtggggcaatggacacaaattGGAgaacaggaagttccacctcaacatgaggagaaacttctttactgtgagggtaacagagccctgggacaggctgcccagagaagttggggagtctccctctctggagactttcaaggcccatctggacacatttctgtgtgatctgccccaggtggtcctgctctggcagggggctggacttgatgatcttcagaagtcccttctaaccccCACCAATTCTATGAAATCTTATGTAATCTCATGTCCTGTAATACTATAGTTAAACTTACGGGGGAGCTTACAAATGGTTGAAATTAGCTGGACTCTGGAATGTCACCAACCATCAGCATTTTGTGTCCTTCATTGTGTCCTCAAACACAAGCCCCTCACCTTGACAATATGCAGCTTGGGGAGCAGGTTGCAGTCTGCTAATGTCATCTCATTGCCATCCAAGAACTTGCGGGTAGAAACCGTGACATCCTCCATGCTGTTTTCATCTATCTCATCAGGGAGAGGAGAGTTCAGATACTCATCCAGTTTCTGAAGGGTTTTCAAGAGGCCACGTTCTAAGGCTACAGAGGAAGGAACAGTTTTAAgaacaacaaccaccaaaaaaaaaaaccaacaacaaacacaacaacaaccaacTGCAACACAGAAATTTCAAAGCAATTTATCATTTACAACATTGGTATTAGCACCAGACCTAAAAGCAACACCCACATCACTGCACTGCCCATAACAGGCCACAAGGATTTTTAACCTTTGCACAATTTTCTGTGGCAAAACTACTGCTGGACCTGCCTTTGTGGTCTTTAGTACCACTGGAATTGAACAGGAATCCCTTGAAATATCACACAGATGCAGGTTATTTAAAAGCTGGTTTATACAGGAGTTTGCACTAATTTAAAACACTCTAAGACCATCCAcaagtgtttatttttggttttaaaagtgGCTTATGTCAGTTTCTTAAGATTAGCTTAAACTAATTAGAAACAAGCTATGGGAGGGTTTATGTTCATTTAAACATAATCTGTTTAATGTCACACGCTCAGCCAAGAGCCAGGATGGAACACGTGGACTGCCCAGGAGGTGCttggagcagcagagggcagcacaCCCCACAAAATCACTGGTGCTTCCTCAGCTGTTCACAAATATTTTGCACCTCTCCatttgaaatgcagcagcaagGCATTCTGCTCCCCTGGATCAAGTTTTCCCTCCAAGTACAATGAAGACAAAAGATTTGTACTGAGCTATTTAAAGGTTTAATCGTGGAGTCTTTATGTCTTCTTCAACTCTCATCTTCCATCTACCACACTCACTCCACACAGAAAGGTCTTAATCCTTTAAAGACAGTGACCCGAACCAGGCTGAACTCAGAACTCTGAATGGGAGCCCCCCAATCCtaaaaaaaaggtcaaatatCAAGTGTACAAAAAGACCTCACAGCAAATGCACAAAAACTCAAGCACTGACAGAAACTCCGCATGGAATTTGGTTCTGGGTGTTCAAGTAATTTCAAGTAATTTGAAGTGGTTTTTGAGTGGCTGCTGCCTAGAGAAGTTCCAATGCCAGGGATGTTTCCAAGCCATGCATGCCCTACTAAAATTCTCATTAAACACTAACTGAAGCTCTCTTTTCAAGTGCTGAAATCCTTCTCTCTGACCATTAACTTTAAACCACAGGTTTATCTCATGAGACCCCCCCTTCAGCATCAGCACCCAGCAAAATCCATCAGGGAGACACTCCAGAGTAAAGCTGCTCTGGAGAACAACACGTGCACAGCTGTCCCCCCCAGGTCACCCACCTTCATTAGCTTCTGGTCTAGAATTTTTGATGAATGCAGAAAATTTGGCAAATATATCCATTCCAGCAGTGTTTGATTCTGGATGCTTTGGTGAAAGTTTTAGGTAcctaaaaagcagaaaggagcagATCTACAGCACATTTAGCAGAACGATGCTCAGCATGTATTAACTAGCACAAAATACccctttttaagaaaaaaatctacatcaGGCATTTACCAATTTATCCATTTTCAGATGAAGGGGGAGGACTTGCTTCTTAAGTGTAGTATCACAAACTTCTACTAAGTTAAGAGTTTTAAACCAAACACTTTTAATCACTTTACAGAGGAACAGCAAAGCACAGTTCTGCTGTTTGCATCAGGCATTTGCATCAAGCAGAGGGTGTCTGAAACAGCCCAGGACCAGAACAGCAAGGTCCCAAAGTGCTGCCAAGGGAGCAGATCACAGTTCTCTAAACAAAAATATAGTTATAGGGATATAGAGAGAGACTATACGTATATATccctatatataaaaaatatattctatatattttatatctattttGGTATTTATTCTATATATATTCTAGATATTTTATAGACAGAGACAATATATGGATCAAACAGGtaacaaattaaatattcttctCCATTCTGTGTTCACTGGagatttacttttttcatttcaattaaTACCAGCTGTCTCAGAATATCATGGGCTCCAAATCCTTTAACAAAAAGTGAAGTCTTGCCACACCAAGACAACAAAACAGTTCAGTCTGCTAAAGGCAGTGTCTGCATTATGCCATTCCTTGCCAGCTGAGGGAGAAGAAAGCCAACAGTTTAGAGAAAGCTTGAACATATTTCTCATGCTTGTGTGGTGTAACCTAATTGTATTTCTAAAGGCATTCTGTATTTTCCTCCATAATTTCCAAATACTAAATGATCAATCTCCAGAACTCATCATTACATCTACtatgaaggattttttttttttttaaattatttcccatTTGCATGGTTCTGTACAATCAACTCTCCACCTGCTTACAGAAAGCTGGAAGgaatagcaaaaataatttaacattaaaTACAAAGGTCACTGATATTCctggtgagaagcagaaaacaaccAACTCTTGAAGATTTTTAACACCTTACTGCTAGAAGGATGACTGCAAATAGGAATCTCCAGGACACTGCATGTCTCCTTAAAACAGATTCCAACAAGAGTTTATGACAGAGTCAGACTCCATTTACATTATTTGGAGACATCATCAGAATGGCCTGTCCCAGTCCTCAAAATGTGAAGTCCTTCAGcttgaaaacacaaaatatgaCAGGATTCTAGAAACatcaattttaaaatagctttttaaagctactttcttcttctttaaagaaaatattttttaatacatccatgagggagctggaggaaggaaaagtgtGACAAGCAAGAACTCCAAGCTGTTTTCAGTGTCTAATCTTCAGTTTATTGATGCTGAAAAACACCTTAATTAGTGCAGAAAACCCCTCTGAGAACACCCCATCTCATCTAAGGTGATATATTATAATTTTAACACTTACTTGGGTGGAGCCAAAACATCTTCCAGGAACTCTTCAATCTTATTCACATCTGTTCTCACTTCACCATTGTAAGTTATGAAGGGGGGGTGAGTACCTGGAGCCAAATTTTGAAGGTCTGCTGGTTTTCTAGAGTGAAACACAAACCAACATCAAAGTAAGCATGGGACATCCTTGGCCCTGGCTGTCATTGCTTCAAGCACAAAAGGTTGCCTGAGGTTTTCAGGTCcttgcagttttaaaaatcaccaccagttttctctttaaaagtGAGTTTACAGGTGGATTAGCATTTTGAATATACACTTGGTAACAACTAATTTCAAATACTTCAAAACCACTGCTTCCTCCAACCTCTGGCTGTGTTTTTTCTCAAGTTGAGTTctctttcccagctctgcagagcagagtttATATATAGTGTAATCTGTGATCAGTGATAATCCTCCCCTCCACACAGAGATGCTCTGGAAATAAGCAAGTCTGAGATGGAGCAGTATGTGCAAACCATTTATTATGTGCACACAGAGTCTGGCTCTAAACAAGTTGACAGATGCTTCAACATCATGTTTATAAACAATGCTTGAAGCTTCCTCCAGTGAAAAAACTATTTACAAATAAGAGGAACACACTTGGGCAAAGGGAGAACCCCCAGCATGAGTATGACTCGACACAGGAGAAACAGAATCAAGCTAAAATACTCAGACATTTCTAAGTGTTGGGTCAGTTTTGGCAATACCTCTTGCTATGCACTCCAGCTCCTTCCAGACTGATCCTTCCCAAGCTAACCCAGACTGTTTTGTAAGGAATTGGCTTCTCTCTCCTCTAGCTGAGCCTCGATGCTGCTGTGACCAGGCAGAATGCTGCAGGCATTTCATTAGAAGCCTGAATGTCAGCTGCACATACCCCCCAACCTACCCACTCACCCCAAAACGCCTGACTCACACTCCTGCATGAAAAGCTCTCCCATCTGCCTTGCCAGCAGATTCAGATGCAAAGCTGAAGTCAATAACGAGATGTGGATGCATTACAAGCTATAAAATCCAAAACATCATCCAAAAAGCTGCAGCCAATTTTCCCCCAGTCAATCACCATGGGGTCCCACACTCGTGCAGCTGCCTCAGCACAAGCAGAAATGAAATGATGTCTCTGGCTggcacttcagcagcagcacttccacCTTCCCTCTGATGAAGCTCTTGACTTCAGTCCAGGATGACTGCTCAGAAGAACAGTCGGACTGACCTGTTGAAGAACCTCTCCACACTTCGTAGGACAGTCTGCAATTCCTGCCTCCTCAGACCACCCCTGGGCTACCACCCCGCAGCACCCACCACCCAGATGAGCCAGGGCCTACCATAACACTTCTGTCATGCTGACCAGAGGACACACTCAGGATGACCACCACCTTTTGCTAGACTTGTGCTGGATGAGGAACAACAAACGATACCTGATCCAGCAGAAAGTTTGCCAAGATAAAGCTGCCCCTCTGTTACTGTTTGAACAGACCCAATCCAGACCCTAACCCTTGAACCAGGCTTGTGCTTTGTACGACGTGGCCACATTTCTGAGCCAGCACCAGCAATCCAGGGACTAACTGGATTTACTGGATACCAGACCCATGGTTCAAGAAAGCCTCCTGACTGTACTGGACAGGGAAGCTAGATTAATGATATACACAAAGATGGCCATTCAGGGCAGCGTGAGAAAGCAGGGTTTGCAGGGATAGCACTTGGACTCTGAACGAAGCAGAGTTTCCAGGTTTGTCCTGTTGCTTTCCATTTCTTACAAAATGAAGAACCCCTGCCAGGATTTCCAGCCCTGCCCAAAGCTGAACCTttcacagcagagcaggcagcaacaTTACGTAGTGCCCAGGAGTACTTATGACAGGTATGAGCTCTTGGCAGGCTATGTAAAACTGCATGAGAAAACTGACTTTCCTACTTCAGAAGATTACACACCCTGCTTTTAGCCAGCTGACAGAACTCGTTAACACAAGAATTTAACCATTTTCAATTTCTAAGCTTCCAAGAAGTTATTTCTCACTAACAGTTGCCATCGCCCTCTTACTTTTAGGATTTAGAGTCTGTCATCAGTTAATTCTTTAAGTAGTTTAACACTTCatttaaatacagctttgtAACCCACAACAATTACAGGAAGCCATTGTGGCTCACTTCCAATTTCACATGTTGGCTAGATAAAATTCCTCAAAaggaatgttattttaaaaacaaacacaggcaAGACCACCGGATTTGCAGCAATACTATCAAAGGGAAGGATTTTATTTCACAAACAGACTAGTCTAATGAACTAACCAAAAAGAGTTTTCCAAAGAATCAGAGTGCATCTCAAGGATCCCAGAGCATTTTAATAACCCCCTTTGCCACTCCAGTCAGACCACCTGTatctttcaagaaaaagaaagcagagataaaCATCCCACAGCCAAAGCCCAAACATAATACAGGGTTTGACTTCCAGTTTGCTACTCTTGCCAGTAGATCATAAACAAACCCTGGTTTACCACAAACAAGCCACAGCCTTTGGAGCACCTCGGGTACACGTGAGTATCCTTAAAAGGCTGAAAGTGCAACTTCCCTTGTTAGTCAAGCAAGgaggcaattaaaaatattatagtGACATTTAATTCTGAGGCAAAGCTggacagcttttgttttgttttaaataaaaataaagaccttCTGTAACCATTCTAACCAGTTCCATGATAGCTAGTACCTGCCCTGAAGATCACTGAGGTATTTGAAGGTAGGAACACACACTTTAGTATCTGGCCATCACCAGCTAATTCAGCAGGCAAGCTCTTTAACACCACAGTTCAGGTATAAACATTTCACAGCTTTGCCACAAACCAGAAGAGTAATTAgcatgcaaataatttcttgaaGCTCTGACAAAAGCCAGCCCCCAAAATGAAACACACTCTACAGTGATTTATTAATTACACAAGTAGTGTAATGAGGGTCTGAAGAATAacaagagggggaaaaaaggaccTGTCTTCAGTTCCTAAGCAGTATTTTTACACTGCTGAAGTTGCATTCAACTCTGGGCAGTCTTTAATATTTACTAATCTCTTTATTTAATCTTTGTCTGTCAACATAATTGTAAAACCACACAATCAAGATGTTTAAAATAGGATTTCAGAACTCAACTGAACACAAGCTGGACGTGAATGTTGTTACAAGCCCAACAAATGGTTTATGTACTGCGACTCCGC belongs to Apus apus isolate bApuApu2 chromosome 21, bApuApu2.pri.cur, whole genome shotgun sequence and includes:
- the CLIC4 gene encoding chloride intracellular channel protein 4; protein product: MALSVPVNGLKEGDKEPVIELFVKAGSDGESIGNCPFSQRLFMILWLKGVVFSVTTVDLKRKPADLQNLAPGTHPPFITYNGEVRTDVNKIEEFLEDVLAPPKYLKLSPKHPESNTAGMDIFAKFSAFIKNSRPEANEALERGLLKTLQKLDEYLNSPLPDEIDENSMEDVTVSTRKFLDGNEMTLADCNLLPKLHIVKVVAKKYRNFEIPKEMTGIWRYLTNAYSRDEFTNTCPGDKEIEIAYSDVAKRLTK